The genomic interval CTGCGCATTCTGATTGAGATCGCAGTTGCCGGGAGGAGGCTCACATGGGACTGACCGTTTTAGAGGTTGAAGTAGGAAATCCTGCTAACCCTGATGTGACAGAGAAGCTTGAGTTTTTGATCGACTCAGGGGCTGTTTACTCCGTCGTTCCAACTCCCACGTTGGAACGACTCGGCATCAAGCCTTTCGCAGAGCAACAGTTTCGCTTGGCGGACGGAAGTAAGATCGTTCGAAAGAAGGGAGGCGCTCTTTTCAAGTACGACGATAACATCGGCGTGGCAGACGTCATCTTCGGCCTGGAAGGGGACAGTGTGCTGTTGGGCGCGTTTACGCTTGAATCGCTTGGGCTAGTCCTTGATCCACTTCGCCGAGAACTGAGGTCGCTGCCGATGATACTCGCTTACGGTGTCGCTGGTACCGAGAAGGCCTGACGAGTTCAGCCTGAGTTGCCGACGAGAGCCCGTGATCTCATTGACCGACGCAACAAAATGAACAGTTCAAAGCGTGTCATACAACCGGCCCCTGAAACCCAAATCCGTGCCGTCCGTGGTTCACGCGACAGGCGTGCGTTTATCGAGTTCCCCTATAAACTCTACCGTGGCAACCCGCACTGGATCGCGCCGCTGAGGATCGCGCAAAAGGACGTACTCAACACAAAGAGCCACCCTTTCTACAAAACATCAGACGTCGAGATGTTTCTGGCCCGGCGCGATGATCGCGTCGTTGGCCGCATTATGGCTATCCTCAATCACGCGCATAACGAATTCCATAGCGAACGCGTGGGCTTCTTTGGTTTCTTCGAGGTCGAGAATGATCAGCAGGCGGCAGCGGCGCTTCTGAATGCCGCGAGAGATTGGGTTCGCGGGCGCGGAGCCGAATCGTTTCGCGGTCCGGTGAATCCTTCGACTAACTACGAGTGCGCGATGCTGATCGAAGGCTTCGATCTGGACCCGATGATTATGATGACCTACAACCCGCCTTATTACCCGAAGTTGCTTGAAAGCTACGGGATGAAGAAGGCGATGGATCTTTACGCGTACGACATCGCGGCGGACTACTTCAACCATTCGGACAAGCTCCAGCGCGTTGCCGAGCGGCTCCGGAAGAAGAACAACATCTGCGTTAGAACCGTCAACATGAAAGACTTCAAGAACGAAGTCCAGATAGTTCGCCGGATCTACAACGATGCCTGGAGCCGCAATTGGGGATTTGTGCCGATGAGCGAAGAAGAGTTCGACCATCTGGCAAAAGACCTCAAGCAGATCGTCGATCCGCGTGTCGTCATGATCGCCGAGCAGGCGACTGACGGAGGAAAGCCGAGGCCGGTTGGATTTCTCCTTGCGGTGCCCGATCTCAATCGCGCGCTAAAGAAAATCAAAGGGCGCTTGCTGCCGTTTGGGCTGCTCAAGCTGTTGTGGCACTCGCGCAAGATCCACTCGATCCGCGTCATTACGATGGGCGGCATTCTCGAGTACCAAAGCCTGGGCATGGGTGGAATCCTGCTCGATGAGATATATCGCCGTGGCCCTGCGGCTGGCTTTCCCACGGGAGAAATGAGTTGGGTGCTGGAGAACAATGTGATGATGAACCGGGCGGCTGATTTGATCGGCGGCCGCCGCTCGAAGACCTACCGGATTTATGAGATGCCGGCGTGAGAAGTTGAAACGCGCTGGACCTTCGTCGAAGGGTTTTCTGCTATCATTCGTTTCCAGGTTGAGAATGCGGAGGTCTGATCAATGCGCAAGCTCATCGCCGTTCTGATTCTACTGGTCGTCATCGCCGCGGCTGGGTACTACGTCTACACGCACGGATGGAAAAAGCCCGAAAGCTTCCGCGCGCTCTTCTCGTCGTCGGGTGATCCGGCCACTACTCGAAAGGTAACGACGGCGCTCGGGCTCTCGAAGCGTCTGGCGGGTTTTGACATCGGCGTGAACGCCAGCGATGGAGTTGTCACTCTCACCGGACAGGTCCCCTCCGAAGACATAAAGTCGCTCGCCGGCGCGATCGCGCGCGACACGCCGGGCATTACGGATGTGAAGAATGAGATCGCGGTTGATCCGGCGGCGCAGCCCTCCAGCGAAAGCGTGCACGTGGAAGACCTCGAAATTCGCGTGGCAATCCTCGAAGCTCTTGCGCGTAGCCGTGAGCTTGGAGGCAAGAACATCGACGTCAAGGTTGAAAATAGAACGGTCACTTTGTCGGGATCGGTCGAGACTCCGACGCAACGGAATGGCGTCGAACAGATCGCGCGCG from Acidobacteriota bacterium carries:
- a CDS encoding aspartyl protease family protein; translation: MGLTVLEVEVGNPANPDVTEKLEFLIDSGAVYSVVPTPTLERLGIKPFAEQQFRLADGSKIVRKKGGALFKYDDNIGVADVIFGLEGDSVLLGAFTLESLGLVLDPLRRELRSLPMILAYGVAGTEKA
- a CDS encoding N-acetyltransferase, whose protein sequence is MNSSKRVIQPAPETQIRAVRGSRDRRAFIEFPYKLYRGNPHWIAPLRIAQKDVLNTKSHPFYKTSDVEMFLARRDDRVVGRIMAILNHAHNEFHSERVGFFGFFEVENDQQAAAALLNAARDWVRGRGAESFRGPVNPSTNYECAMLIEGFDLDPMIMMTYNPPYYPKLLESYGMKKAMDLYAYDIAADYFNHSDKLQRVAERLRKKNNICVRTVNMKDFKNEVQIVRRIYNDAWSRNWGFVPMSEEEFDHLAKDLKQIVDPRVVMIAEQATDGGKPRPVGFLLAVPDLNRALKKIKGRLLPFGLLKLLWHSRKIHSIRVITMGGILEYQSLGMGGILLDEIYRRGPAAGFPTGEMSWVLENNVMMNRAADLIGGRRSKTYRIYEMPA
- a CDS encoding BON domain-containing protein — encoded protein: MRKLIAVLILLVVIAAAGYYVYTHGWKKPESFRALFSSSGDPATTRKVTTALGLSKRLAGFDIGVNASDGVVTLTGQVPSEDIKSLAGAIARDTPGITDVKNEIAVDPAAQPSSESVHVEDLEIRVAILEALARSRELGGKNIDVKVENRTVTLSGSVETPTQRNGVEQIARAVDGVAGVTNNLVVTNPQAATEPPTAGSPPAESTTDLARRVQFELYQTEAFNTRAIQVRAEDGTVTLSGTVRSRAEQLLAERVAQSVPGVIKVINELKVMAAAGRPGV